Proteins from a single region of Sphingomonas swuensis:
- the aat gene encoding leucyl/phenylalanyl-tRNA--protein transferase, whose amino-acid sequence MSGPLDPSMMLHGYASGVFPMSDSRDTDDLFWVEPRHRAILPLDGFRLSRSLAKRLRSGRFRVSVDTAFADVVAGCADREETWINGPIERAMLDLFDKGFGHSVEVWEDEALVGGLYGVALGRAFFGESMFSRATDASKVALAALVARLRTGHFTLLDCQFMTPHLASLGAVEIPRTRYLQLLGVALERSSADPSAWESFDGLLSSSGEPASSAAAGKFIAQLLGQTS is encoded by the coding sequence ATGAGCGGCCCGCTCGACCCTTCGATGATGCTTCACGGCTATGCCTCGGGCGTGTTCCCGATGAGCGACTCGCGTGACACCGACGACCTCTTCTGGGTCGAGCCGAGGCATCGCGCGATCCTTCCCCTCGACGGCTTCCGGCTCAGCCGAAGCCTTGCCAAGCGCCTCCGCTCGGGTCGCTTCCGGGTCAGCGTCGACACCGCCTTCGCCGATGTCGTCGCCGGCTGCGCCGACCGCGAGGAGACGTGGATCAACGGCCCGATCGAGCGCGCCATGCTCGACCTGTTCGACAAGGGCTTCGGCCACTCGGTCGAGGTCTGGGAGGACGAGGCCCTGGTCGGCGGGCTCTACGGGGTGGCGCTCGGCCGCGCCTTCTTCGGTGAAAGCATGTTCAGCCGCGCGACTGATGCCTCCAAGGTCGCGCTCGCCGCCTTGGTCGCGCGCCTTCGCACCGGCCATTTCACCTTGCTCGACTGCCAGTTCATGACCCCGCACCTCGCCTCACTGGGAGCGGTCGAGATCCCCCGGACGCGCTACCTTCAGTTGCTAGGGGTCGCGCTGGAGCGGTCGTCCGCCGACCCGTCCGCCTGGGAGTCGTTCGACGGACTGCTGTCGTCCTCGGGCGAGCCGGCATCCTCGGCCGCGGCCGGGAAGTTCATCGCGCAGCTCTTGGGCCAGACATCGTAG
- a CDS encoding NADH:ubiquinone oxidoreductase subunit NDUFA12, protein MGFLASIFTWWNGAGFSTRLFTRRHGREVGRDAAGNVYFVHRKDPRRRWVIYEGSNDASRAPPQWQSWLRGQIADVPDKAMPAARTFEKPGLPNLSGTGETYRPAGSLSRGGKRPAATGDYQAWTPD, encoded by the coding sequence ATGGGTTTTCTGGCCAGCATCTTCACCTGGTGGAACGGCGCCGGGTTCAGCACGCGGCTGTTCACGCGGCGGCACGGGCGCGAGGTCGGGCGCGACGCGGCCGGCAACGTCTATTTCGTGCACCGCAAGGATCCGCGCCGCCGGTGGGTGATCTACGAGGGCTCGAACGATGCCAGCCGGGCCCCGCCGCAGTGGCAGAGCTGGCTTCGTGGGCAGATCGCCGACGTCCCCGACAAGGCGATGCCGGCAGCCCGCACGTTCGAGAAGCCGGGCCTCCCCAACCTGTCGGGAACGGGCGAGACCTATCGTCCGGCGGGATCGCTCAGCCGGGGCGGGAAGCGCCCCGCGGCGACCGGCGACTACCAGGCCTGGACTCCGGACTGA
- a CDS encoding DUF192 domain-containing protein, which translates to MSAAACQANQSGGPQLERSAAGLEQVPLTIRSAGGKEHRFTVEVARTQDEQAQGLMNRDTLAPDRGMIFPHVPPRPASFWMKNTLIPLDMIFIRPDGTISSIAENTVPLSLEPVTSLESVGAVLELAGGRSSQLGIKAGDTVKW; encoded by the coding sequence GTGAGTGCCGCCGCCTGCCAAGCGAACCAGAGCGGCGGTCCGCAGCTCGAGCGCAGCGCCGCCGGGCTCGAGCAGGTGCCGCTGACCATCCGCAGCGCGGGCGGCAAGGAGCATCGCTTCACCGTCGAGGTCGCGCGCACTCAGGACGAGCAGGCGCAGGGACTGATGAACCGCGACACGCTCGCGCCGGACCGGGGCATGATCTTCCCCCACGTGCCGCCGCGCCCGGCGAGCTTCTGGATGAAGAACACGCTGATCCCGCTCGACATGATATTCATCCGTCCCGACGGGACGATCAGCAGCATCGCCGAGAACACCGTTCCGCTGAGCCTCGAGCCGGTGACTTCGCTGGAGTCGGTCGGCGCGGTGCTCGAGCTTGCGGGCGGGCGCAGCAGCCAGCTCGGGATCAAGGCGGGCGACACGGTCAAGTGGTAG
- a CDS encoding cold shock domain-containing protein, which translates to MRSRVKREYASVSEPDGKQGSSAQGETAASDESAIQVTGRVKWFDATRGFGFLISDDIEGDVLVHFSVLRDHGRRSLPEGAVVTCDVVRQDRGLQAARVLSIDLDEAVPVRAPASGHDRADRVALLDGAGPFEPVEVKWFNRVKGYGFVNRVGSPDQDIFLHMETVRRAGILDLNPGDRIEARVAEGRKGLTAVDLRQD; encoded by the coding sequence ATGCGTAGCCGGGTGAAACGGGAGTACGCGTCAGTCTCGGAACCGGATGGCAAGCAGGGATCCTCCGCGCAGGGGGAGACCGCGGCTTCGGACGAGTCTGCGATCCAGGTCACCGGGCGGGTCAAATGGTTCGACGCGACCCGCGGCTTCGGCTTCCTCATCAGCGACGACATCGAAGGCGACGTGCTGGTGCATTTTTCCGTCCTTCGCGACCATGGCCGGCGCTCGCTCCCCGAAGGAGCGGTTGTGACTTGCGACGTGGTGCGGCAGGATCGCGGACTGCAGGCGGCGCGCGTGCTGTCGATCGATCTGGACGAGGCGGTACCGGTACGGGCACCCGCCAGCGGCCATGACCGGGCCGACCGCGTTGCGCTGCTGGACGGCGCTGGGCCGTTCGAGCCGGTGGAGGTCAAGTGGTTCAATCGCGTCAAGGGCTATGGGTTCGTCAATCGGGTGGGATCGCCCGACCAGGACATCTTCCTGCACATGGAGACGGTGCGCCGAGCGGGCATCCTCGATCTCAATCCGGGCGACCGGATCGAGGCGCGGGTGGCCGAGGGGCGCAAGGGCCTGACCGCGGTCGACTTGCGACAGGACTGA
- a CDS encoding regulatory protein RecX, with the protein MDGDEEGGRKRRQRRVPKPLDRVALNDLALHYVARFATSRAKLSTYLKRKLRERGWDGEGEPDLPALVAKLTEQGFVDDRAFAEAKGASLTRRGFGGRRVRDALSVAGIAEEDRAGALEAAEAAAWQSALRFAQRKRIGPYAEEAADRDGRAKALSAMMRAGHGFELARRIVAAAPGELPTSD; encoded by the coding sequence ATGGACGGGGATGAGGAGGGCGGCCGGAAGAGGCGCCAGCGGCGGGTTCCGAAGCCGCTCGACCGGGTCGCGCTGAACGATCTGGCGCTTCATTATGTCGCCCGCTTCGCCACCAGCCGGGCCAAGCTGTCGACCTACCTCAAGCGCAAGCTGCGCGAGCGCGGCTGGGATGGCGAGGGCGAGCCGGACCTTCCGGCGCTGGTCGCCAAGCTGACCGAGCAGGGGTTCGTCGACGACCGCGCCTTCGCCGAGGCCAAGGGCGCGAGCCTGACGAGGCGCGGCTTCGGCGGGCGCCGGGTGCGCGACGCGCTCAGCGTGGCGGGGATCGCCGAGGAGGATCGCGCGGGCGCGCTCGAGGCGGCCGAGGCGGCGGCGTGGCAGTCGGCGCTGCGTTTCGCCCAGCGCAAGCGGATCGGTCCCTATGCCGAGGAAGCGGCCGATCGCGACGGGCGGGCCAAGGCGCTGTCGGCGATGATGCGCGCCGGTCACGGCTTCGAGCTTGCCAGGCGAATCGTCGCCGCCGCGCCCGGCGAGCTACCCACTTCGGACTAA
- a CDS encoding fatty acyl-AMP ligase — protein MLDVIAKDNKLAPPGATATLDDLPRRIADFATLGEALDFAATGTRGLNFHDPRGTLSRAYGYAELRRDSLAGARRLIGLGLEPGDRVALVAETGPEFAAGFFAAIYAGLWPVPLPLPTSFGGREAYVEQLTVMLTSSDPALFLYPSELADFCVAAGDRRQVRAMSWEELAAAPVDEALALPQAKPEDIAYLQYSSGSTRFPHGVAVTHHALLDNLRAHGLGLNVEPTDRVVSWLPWYHDMGLVGCFLSPLANQLSVDYLKTEDFARRPLAWLDLVSRNPGTTLSYSPTFGYDICARRMSSQLKAQDRFDLSRWRIAGNGADMIRPDVMQAFVDAFAGAGFKASAFCPSYGLAEATLAVSLMPPGEGIRLELVEESQLSGAAAADGQDRPKRFRAIVNCGRPVEGMEIEIRSADGAILPDREIGKVWVRGASIMEGYFRDKEATDACMVGGWLDTGDMGYLSAGYIFIVGRAKDMIIINGRNHWPQDIEWAVEQLPGFKSGDIAAFAITGPSGEEQPAVLVHCRVSDLEERSRLRDDIKERVRAITGISPVVELIAPRTLPRTSSGKLSRTKARNLYLSGEIVPLDIAA, from the coding sequence GTGCTCGACGTCATCGCCAAGGACAACAAGCTTGCGCCCCCCGGCGCCACTGCGACCTTGGACGACCTTCCCCGCCGCATCGCCGACTTCGCGACGCTCGGGGAAGCGCTCGACTTCGCCGCGACCGGCACCCGCGGCCTCAACTTCCACGATCCTCGCGGAACGCTGTCGCGTGCCTACGGCTATGCCGAGCTTCGCCGCGACTCCCTCGCCGGTGCGCGCCGCCTGATCGGCCTCGGCCTCGAGCCGGGCGACCGCGTCGCGCTCGTCGCCGAGACCGGGCCCGAGTTCGCCGCCGGCTTCTTCGCCGCCATCTACGCCGGCCTGTGGCCGGTCCCGCTGCCGCTCCCGACCAGCTTCGGCGGGCGCGAGGCCTATGTCGAGCAGCTGACCGTCATGCTGACGAGCTCGGACCCGGCACTGTTCCTCTATCCCTCCGAGCTTGCCGACTTCTGCGTCGCCGCGGGCGACCGCCGCCAGGTCCGCGCGATGAGCTGGGAAGAGCTCGCCGCCGCCCCCGTCGACGAGGCGCTCGCGCTGCCCCAGGCCAAGCCCGAGGACATCGCCTATCTCCAGTACAGCAGCGGCTCGACCCGCTTCCCCCACGGGGTCGCGGTCACCCACCATGCGCTGCTCGACAATCTCCGCGCGCATGGGCTTGGCCTCAACGTCGAGCCGACCGACCGGGTCGTCAGCTGGCTGCCCTGGTATCATGACATGGGCCTCGTCGGCTGCTTCCTCTCGCCGCTCGCCAACCAGCTCAGCGTCGACTATCTCAAGACCGAGGACTTCGCCCGCCGCCCGCTGGCCTGGCTCGACCTCGTCAGCCGCAACCCCGGCACCACCCTCTCCTATTCGCCGACCTTCGGCTACGACATCTGCGCCCGCCGCATGTCGAGCCAGCTGAAGGCGCAGGACCGCTTCGACCTGTCGCGCTGGCGGATCGCCGGCAATGGCGCGGACATGATCCGTCCCGACGTCATGCAGGCCTTCGTCGACGCCTTCGCCGGCGCCGGCTTCAAGGCCAGCGCCTTCTGCCCTTCCTACGGCCTTGCCGAGGCGACCCTGGCGGTCAGCCTGATGCCGCCGGGCGAGGGCATCCGCCTGGAACTGGTCGAGGAAAGCCAGCTTTCGGGCGCTGCCGCCGCCGATGGTCAGGACCGGCCCAAGCGCTTCCGCGCGATCGTCAACTGCGGCCGCCCGGTCGAAGGGATGGAGATCGAGATCCGCTCGGCCGACGGCGCCATCCTTCCCGACCGCGAGATCGGCAAGGTATGGGTTCGCGGCGCCTCGATCATGGAAGGCTATTTCCGCGACAAGGAAGCGACCGACGCCTGCATGGTCGGCGGCTGGCTCGACACCGGCGACATGGGCTACCTCTCGGCGGGCTACATCTTCATCGTCGGCCGCGCCAAGGACATGATCATCATCAACGGCCGCAACCACTGGCCGCAGGACATCGAGTGGGCGGTGGAGCAGCTGCCCGGCTTCAAGTCGGGCGACATCGCCGCCTTCGCGATCACCGGACCGTCGGGCGAGGAGCAGCCCGCGGTGCTGGTCCACTGCCGGGTCTCGGACCTCGAGGAGCGCAGCCGCCTCAGGGACGACATCAAGGAGCGGGTCCGCGCCATCACCGGCATCTCGCCGGTGGTCGAGCTGATCGCCCCGCGCACGCTTCCCCGCACCAGCTCGGGCAAGCTGTCGCGCACCAAGGCGCGCAATCTCTATCTCTCGGGCGAGATCGTGCCCCTCGACATCGCCGCCTGA
- the secE gene encoding preprotein translocase subunit SecE has protein sequence MAKTSPGEFIRQVRSEAGKVVWPTGKETWVTAVMVFILTGLLALFFFAVDSAFAAIVRSLLGLLG, from the coding sequence ATGGCCAAGACATCTCCCGGCGAGTTCATCCGCCAGGTCCGCAGCGAAGCGGGCAAGGTCGTGTGGCCGACCGGCAAGGAGACCTGGGTCACCGCGGTGATGGTGTTCATCCTCACCGGCCTCCTCGCCCTCTTCTTCTTCGCCGTGGACAGCGCGTTCGCCGCGATCGTCCGCTCCCTCCTCGGCTTGCTCGGTTAA
- the nusG gene encoding transcription termination/antitermination protein NusG yields MSRWYIIHAYSGFENKVRDSIVSEAKRLGLEQLVESVEVPTEKITEIRRGKKVTSDRKFFPGYVLAKLGMNDDVYHLVKNTPKVTGFLGPNGKPQAISEAEAARILNTKEEAAAAAPKAKVSVDYEIGDSVKVLDGPFASFNGVVEELDFDRGRVKVGVSIFGRATPVELEFEQVELVK; encoded by the coding sequence ATGTCCCGCTGGTACATCATCCACGCCTACTCCGGCTTCGAGAACAAGGTCCGCGATTCGATCGTGAGCGAGGCCAAGCGCCTCGGCCTCGAGCAGCTGGTCGAGTCGGTCGAGGTCCCGACCGAGAAGATCACCGAGATCCGCCGCGGCAAGAAGGTCACCAGCGACCGCAAGTTCTTCCCGGGCTACGTCCTCGCCAAGCTCGGCATGAACGACGACGTCTACCACCTCGTCAAGAACACCCCCAAGGTGACCGGCTTCCTCGGCCCGAACGGCAAGCCGCAGGCGATCAGCGAGGCCGAGGCCGCGCGCATCCTCAACACCAAGGAAGAGGCCGCCGCCGCGGCGCCCAAGGCCAAGGTCAGCGTCGACTATGAGATCGGCGACAGCGTCAAGGTGCTCGACGGTCCGTTCGCCAGCTTCAACGGCGTCGTCGAGGAACTCGACTTCGACCGCGGTCGGGTCAAGGTCGGCGTCTCCATCTTCGGGCGCGCCACCCCGGTCGAGCTCGAGTTCGAGCAGGTCGAACTGGTCAAGTAA
- the msrA gene encoding peptide-methionine (S)-S-oxide reductase MsrA: MKKLLPALLVAFAAPASAAAPRETAVLAGGCFWGLEGVFEHVRGVTDVVSGYAGGSAADATYERVSSERTGHAEAVRITFDPRQVSYRQLLTIYATVAHDPTQLNRQGPDSGPSYRSAIFPQSPAQATEARGFLGRLSASGTWKRPIVTRIEQGRFYPAEASHQDFMRRNPSHGYIVVNDRPKVEALRKRYPAFWRG; this comes from the coding sequence ATGAAGAAGTTGCTCCCCGCACTGCTGGTGGCGTTCGCCGCGCCGGCGTCCGCCGCTGCCCCGCGCGAGACGGCGGTGCTTGCCGGAGGCTGCTTCTGGGGCCTCGAGGGCGTGTTCGAGCACGTTCGCGGCGTGACCGACGTGGTCTCGGGCTATGCCGGGGGAAGCGCCGCCGACGCGACCTACGAGCGGGTCAGCAGCGAGCGCACCGGCCATGCCGAGGCGGTTCGGATCACGTTCGACCCGCGGCAGGTGAGCTACCGGCAGCTGCTGACCATCTATGCGACGGTGGCGCACGACCCGACCCAGCTCAATCGGCAGGGTCCCGACAGCGGACCGAGCTACCGGTCGGCGATCTTTCCGCAGAGCCCGGCGCAGGCGACGGAGGCCCGCGGCTTCCTCGGGCGGTTGTCGGCATCGGGGACGTGGAAGCGGCCGATCGTCACCCGCATCGAGCAGGGACGCTTTTATCCGGCGGAGGCGTCGCACCAGGACTTCATGCGGCGCAACCCGAGCCACGGCTATATCGTCGTGAACGACCGGCCCAAGGTCGAGGCGCTGCGCAAGCGCTACCCGGCCTTCTGGCGGGGCTGA
- a CDS encoding alpha/beta fold hydrolase, giving the protein MHVVNHGRGRPLLLVHGLGSSGHAWEPVLAPLAEARRVVVIDLPGHGQTPAEGDSGTFAGLVRSVAAWQDANGMTGVDMVGSSMGARLVLELARQGRAGNVVALDPGGFWEGWERQLVVTTLSASRALVKGLKPALPTLAGNKVGRSALLAQLSARPWALDGSFVAEELRALAVTPTVPSLIKDLGYGPGQEGAERTGGRLAIGWGRHDRLCLPVQAKRATKRFPGARLHWFEHSGHFPLWDEPRETVRLIADTCG; this is encoded by the coding sequence ATGCATGTGGTCAATCATGGGCGCGGGCGCCCCTTGCTGCTGGTGCACGGGCTGGGCAGCAGCGGCCACGCCTGGGAGCCGGTGCTGGCGCCGCTCGCCGAGGCACGACGCGTGGTCGTCATCGACCTTCCGGGGCACGGCCAGACCCCCGCCGAGGGCGACAGCGGGACCTTCGCCGGCCTCGTCCGCTCGGTCGCCGCGTGGCAGGATGCCAACGGGATGACGGGCGTCGACATGGTCGGAAGCTCGATGGGCGCTCGGCTCGTGCTCGAGCTGGCGCGGCAGGGACGGGCGGGTAACGTCGTCGCGCTCGATCCGGGCGGCTTCTGGGAAGGGTGGGAGCGGCAGCTGGTGGTGACCACCCTGTCGGCCTCGCGCGCCCTGGTGAAAGGGCTGAAGCCGGCGCTTCCGACACTGGCGGGCAACAAGGTCGGGCGCTCGGCGCTGCTGGCGCAGTTGTCGGCGCGGCCGTGGGCGCTCGACGGCAGCTTCGTCGCCGAGGAACTGCGCGCGCTGGCCGTGACGCCGACGGTGCCCTCGCTGATCAAGGACCTCGGCTACGGGCCCGGACAGGAAGGGGCCGAGCGGACCGGCGGACGGTTGGCGATCGGCTGGGGACGGCACGACCGGCTGTGCCTTCCGGTGCAGGCCAAGCGCGCGACCAAGCGCTTCCCGGGCGCGCGGCTCCACTGGTTCGAGCACAGCGGCCACTTCCCCTTGTGGGACGAGCCGCGCGAGACGGTGCGGCTGATCGCCGACACCTGCGGGTAG
- a CDS encoding ABC transporter ATP-binding protein, protein MASGPALALEHVSKTFGDLAAVDDLSFAVREGEVFGFLGGNGAGKTTSLRMVLDIIRPTSGSISVLGRPPGRENAVHLGFLPEERGLYRSMSALDTITYFGRLKGMSPGDARTEGLALLDRFGLSNFAKSTMDKLSKGMAQKVQLATAVVNSPRLLILDEPFSGLDPVNQGLLEDEIKRASAKGATVVFSTHVMQHAERLCDRLLLLAKGQKRFEGTLDEARDLLPARLTVTARGDLGALPGVASVEAGTERGEGWRDQTISLAPGVQAGDLLEHCTANGVALRRFEERRPSLHDVFLYMVGPQEARA, encoded by the coding sequence GTGGCCAGTGGACCAGCGCTCGCGCTCGAGCATGTCAGCAAGACCTTCGGCGACCTCGCCGCGGTCGACGATCTCAGCTTCGCGGTGCGCGAGGGCGAGGTCTTCGGCTTCCTCGGCGGCAACGGCGCGGGCAAGACGACCTCGCTCCGAATGGTCCTCGACATCATCCGTCCGACCTCGGGCAGCATCTCGGTCCTCGGCCGCCCGCCAGGCCGCGAGAATGCCGTCCACCTCGGCTTCCTGCCCGAGGAGCGCGGCCTCTACCGCTCGATGAGCGCGCTCGACACCATCACCTATTTCGGCCGCCTCAAGGGCATGAGCCCAGGCGATGCCCGCACCGAGGGCCTCGCTTTGCTCGATCGCTTCGGCCTCTCGAACTTCGCCAAGTCGACCATGGACAAGCTCTCCAAGGGCATGGCGCAGAAGGTCCAGCTCGCCACCGCGGTGGTCAACAGTCCGCGCCTCCTGATCCTCGACGAGCCCTTCTCGGGCCTCGACCCGGTCAATCAGGGCCTGCTCGAGGACGAGATCAAGCGCGCCTCGGCCAAGGGCGCGACCGTCGTCTTCTCGACCCACGTGATGCAGCATGCCGAGCGCCTGTGCGACCGCCTGCTGCTCCTCGCCAAGGGCCAGAAGCGCTTCGAGGGCACGCTCGACGAGGCCCGCGATCTCCTTCCCGCCCGCCTCACCGTCACCGCCCGCGGCGACCTCGGCGCCCTTCCCGGGGTCGCCAGCGTCGAGGCCGGCACCGAGCGCGGCGAGGGCTGGCGCGACCAGACGATATCGCTCGCCCCCGGAGTCCAGGCTGGCGACCTCCTCGAACATTGCACCGCCAACGGAGTCGCGCTCCGCCGCTTCGAGGAGCGACGCCCGAGCCTCCACGACGTCTTCCTCTACATGGTCGGCCCCCAGGAGGCGCGCGCATGA
- a CDS encoding ABC transporter permease: MNNILLVAIREYRQITRMRSFWLTLLILPLAFAIAPLAQRFMDKDEADRIMVLDQGDGSNAAAITARLDLEHQRRGLIELSRYVQRHKLATAPGALWSQHDRWFSDEEVTRFGAAGGVEAALRQITPLVPEGVPDFDEPEPYYELVPVPAELRQATPATIDARVEGLLRPDDKDARRLDYLLLVPADFARTGAVRMWTGGRPNTGFVTTVQEVLTRSLRQRLLTDRGVAPDVATAAATITPALSLVQPPPGGGAKEALLVRSILPLAASYLLMMALMLSGSWMLQGTIEERSNKLLETVLAAVSPEELMYGKLFGTVAVGLTMIAVWIGCGLVAAYATQGAIADMIRPALDPLTSPGTIAAMIFFFVVGYIAISVLFLAVGAISDSMNDAQGYLMPIILVILLPITILIQGILSGGQGVGITVLTWVPIWTPFAVLARLGMGIPAWEVIGSGLLLLAFVALELVLLGRLFRASLLAQGQKPSLAELVARMRRQEA, encoded by the coding sequence ATGAACAACATCCTGCTCGTCGCGATCCGCGAATATCGCCAGATCACCCGCATGCGCAGCTTCTGGCTGACGCTCCTGATCCTCCCCCTCGCCTTCGCCATCGCCCCGCTCGCCCAGCGCTTCATGGACAAGGACGAGGCCGACCGGATCATGGTCCTCGACCAGGGTGACGGAAGCAACGCCGCGGCCATCACCGCCCGGCTCGATCTCGAGCATCAGCGCCGCGGACTGATCGAGCTCAGCCGCTACGTGCAGCGGCACAAGCTCGCCACCGCTCCCGGCGCGCTCTGGTCGCAGCACGACCGCTGGTTCAGCGACGAGGAAGTCACCCGTTTCGGCGCCGCCGGCGGGGTCGAGGCCGCTCTCCGCCAGATCACCCCGCTCGTCCCCGAGGGCGTTCCCGACTTCGACGAGCCCGAGCCTTATTACGAACTGGTCCCCGTCCCGGCAGAGCTTCGCCAGGCGACCCCGGCGACGATCGACGCCCGGGTCGAGGGGCTGCTCCGGCCAGACGACAAGGACGCCAGGCGGCTGGACTATCTGCTGCTCGTCCCCGCCGACTTCGCCCGCACCGGCGCGGTCCGGATGTGGACCGGCGGCCGTCCCAACACCGGCTTCGTCACCACCGTCCAGGAGGTGCTCACCCGCTCGCTCCGCCAGCGCCTGCTGACCGACCGCGGGGTCGCCCCCGACGTTGCCACCGCCGCCGCCACCATCACACCGGCGCTGTCGCTGGTCCAGCCGCCTCCCGGCGGTGGCGCCAAGGAAGCGCTGCTGGTCCGCTCGATCCTCCCGCTCGCCGCCTCCTACCTGCTGATGATGGCACTGATGCTGTCGGGCAGCTGGATGCTCCAGGGCACGATCGAGGAACGCTCGAACAAACTCCTCGAGACCGTGCTCGCCGCGGTCAGCCCCGAGGAGCTGATGTACGGCAAGCTGTTCGGCACCGTCGCGGTCGGGCTGACCATGATCGCGGTGTGGATCGGCTGCGGCCTCGTCGCCGCTTATGCGACGCAGGGCGCGATCGCCGACATGATCCGCCCGGCGCTCGACCCGCTGACCTCGCCCGGCACGATCGCCGCGATGATCTTCTTCTTCGTCGTCGGCTACATCGCCATCTCGGTGCTGTTCCTCGCGGTCGGCGCGATTAGCGACAGCATGAACGACGCGCAGGGCTATCTGATGCCGATCATCCTCGTCATCCTGCTGCCGATCACCATCCTCATCCAGGGCATCCTCTCGGGCGGCCAGGGGGTCGGAATCACCGTCCTCACCTGGGTTCCGATCTGGACTCCGTTCGCGGTGCTCGCCCGACTGGGCATGGGCATCCCGGCCTGGGAGGTAATCGGCTCAGGGCTGCTCCTGCTCGCCTTCGTCGCGCTCGAGCTGGTTCTGCTCGGCCGCCTGTTCCGCGCCAGCCTGCTCGCCCAGGGCCAGAAGCCCAGCCTCGCCGAACTGGTCGCCCGGATGCGCCGGCAGGAGGCTTGA